The Streptomyces cynarae genome contains a region encoding:
- the pucL gene encoding factor-independent urate hydroxylase, which produces MAAVNSRPARPVLGQNQYGKAENRVVRITRDGATHHIKDLNVSVSLSGDMDEVHYSGSNANVLPTDTTKNTVYAFAKEHGIDSAEQFGIHLARHFVTSQEPIHRARIRIEEYAWDRIEHSGEGAHSFLRTGQETRLTQITYDGSSWEVVSGLKDLTVMNSTDSEFWGYVKDKYTTLPEAHDRILATSVTGRWRFNWTDDAQEAPDWETSYEDAKKHLLRAFAETYSLSLQQTLYQMGARIIEHRSEIDEVRFSLPNKHHFLVDLEPFGLKNDNEVYFAADRPYGLIEATVLREGCEARIPVDLTNL; this is translated from the coding sequence ATGGCAGCAGTCAATTCCCGCCCGGCCCGCCCCGTACTGGGACAGAACCAGTACGGCAAGGCCGAGAACCGGGTCGTCAGGATCACGCGGGACGGCGCCACCCACCACATCAAGGACCTCAACGTCTCGGTGTCGCTGAGCGGAGACATGGACGAGGTCCACTACTCGGGTTCCAACGCCAACGTGCTGCCGACCGACACCACCAAGAACACGGTGTACGCGTTCGCCAAGGAGCACGGCATCGACTCCGCCGAGCAGTTCGGCATCCATCTCGCCCGCCACTTCGTGACCTCGCAGGAGCCGATCCACCGGGCCCGCATCCGCATCGAGGAGTACGCCTGGGACCGGATCGAGCACTCCGGGGAGGGCGCGCACTCCTTCCTCCGCACAGGCCAGGAGACCCGCCTGACGCAGATCACCTACGACGGCTCGTCCTGGGAGGTGGTCTCCGGACTGAAGGACCTGACGGTGATGAACTCCACCGACTCCGAGTTCTGGGGCTACGTCAAGGACAAGTACACGACGCTGCCCGAGGCCCACGACCGCATCCTGGCCACCTCCGTCACCGGCCGCTGGCGCTTCAACTGGACCGACGACGCCCAGGAGGCGCCGGACTGGGAGACGTCCTACGAGGATGCGAAGAAGCACCTGCTCCGGGCCTTCGCCGAGACCTACTCCCTCTCCCTGCAGCAGACGCTGTACCAGATGGGCGCCCGCATCATCGAGCATCGCTCCGAGATCGACGAGGTCCGCTTCTCGCTCCCGAACAAGCACCACTTCCTGGTGGATCTGGAGCCGTTCGGGCTGAAGAACGACAACGAGGTGTACTTCGCCGCCGACCGCCCCTACGGCCTGATCGAGGCCACCGTCCTGCGGGAAGGGTGCGAGGCACGGATCCCGGTGGACCTCACCAACCTGTGA
- a CDS encoding 8-oxoguanine deaminase, whose amino-acid sequence MTAQRIVIENCALATVDAHDTEYASGHLVVAGNRIEAVGPGAAPEGLENVVRRIDATGHLVTPGLVNTHHHFYQWITRGLATDHNLFDWLVALYPTWARIDEPMVYAAARGSLAMMARGGVTTAMDHHYVFPRGSGDLSGAIIRAAREMGVRFTLARGSMDRGESDGGLPPDFAVETLEGALAATEATVDEHHDASFDAMTQVAVAPCSPFSVSTELLRQGAELARRKGVRLHTHGSETVEEEKFCHELFGMGPTDYFESTGWLGEDVWMAHCVHMNDSDIAAFARTRTGVAHCPSSNARLAAGIARVPDMLSAGVPVGLGVDGTASNESGELHTELRNALLINRLGSHREAALNARQALRLGTYGGAQVLGRAREIGSLEPGKLADLVLWRMDTLAHSSIADPVTALVLGAAAPVTASFVNGRQIVEHGRLLTADEDAIARSTRDEARRLARIAEQD is encoded by the coding sequence ATGACAGCCCAGCGCATCGTCATCGAGAACTGCGCCCTCGCGACCGTAGACGCGCACGACACCGAGTACGCGAGCGGACACCTCGTCGTCGCCGGCAACCGCATCGAGGCGGTCGGCCCGGGTGCGGCCCCCGAGGGGCTGGAGAACGTCGTGCGCCGCATCGACGCGACCGGCCACCTCGTCACCCCGGGCCTGGTCAACACCCATCACCACTTCTACCAGTGGATCACCCGGGGCCTGGCCACCGACCACAACCTGTTCGACTGGCTCGTCGCGCTGTACCCGACGTGGGCGCGCATCGACGAGCCGATGGTGTACGCGGCGGCCCGGGGATCGCTCGCGATGATGGCCCGCGGCGGCGTCACCACCGCCATGGACCACCACTACGTCTTCCCGAGGGGCTCCGGCGACCTGTCCGGCGCGATCATCCGCGCCGCCCGCGAGATGGGAGTCCGCTTCACCCTCGCCCGAGGCTCGATGGACCGGGGCGAGTCCGACGGCGGTCTGCCGCCGGACTTCGCCGTCGAGACCCTGGAAGGCGCCCTGGCCGCCACCGAGGCGACCGTCGACGAGCACCACGACGCCTCCTTCGACGCCATGACGCAGGTGGCCGTGGCCCCCTGCTCGCCCTTCTCGGTGTCGACCGAACTCCTGCGGCAGGGAGCGGAGCTGGCGCGCAGGAAGGGCGTACGGCTGCACACCCACGGCTCGGAGACGGTGGAGGAGGAGAAGTTCTGCCACGAGCTGTTCGGCATGGGCCCGACCGACTACTTCGAGTCCACCGGCTGGCTCGGCGAGGACGTGTGGATGGCGCACTGCGTCCACATGAACGACTCCGACATCGCCGCCTTCGCCCGTACCAGGACGGGGGTCGCCCACTGCCCGTCCTCCAACGCCCGTCTGGCCGCCGGTATCGCCCGCGTGCCCGACATGCTCTCCGCCGGCGTCCCGGTGGGCCTCGGCGTGGACGGCACCGCGTCCAACGAGTCCGGCGAACTCCACACCGAACTGCGCAACGCGCTCCTCATCAACCGTCTGGGCTCCCACCGGGAGGCCGCCCTGAACGCCCGCCAGGCGCTGCGCCTCGGCACCTACGGCGGCGCCCAAGTGCTGGGCCGCGCACGGGAGATCGGCTCCCTGGAGCCGGGCAAGCTGGCCGACCTGGTGCTGTGGCGGATGGACACGCTCGCCCACTCCTCGATCGCCGACCCGGTGACGGCGCTGGTCCTCGGGGCGGCGGCACCGGTCACCGCGTCCTTCGTGAACGGCCGCCAGATCGTGGAACACGGCAGGCTGCTGACCGCCGACGAGGACGCCATCGCCCGCTCCACGCGGGACGAGGCCCGGCGCCTCGCGCGGATCGCCGAGCAGGACTGA
- a CDS encoding MFS transporter, with protein MSTQVASPTHPPLRRTYSRWTSLAVLCAGTLMTILDGNVVTVAMPAIQSDLGFSGPGLAWVVNAYLIPFGGLLLLVGRLGDLMGRRRMFAAGLAVFTAASVLCGLATGQGVLIAARAVQGAGGAMVSAVVLGMLVALFPDPREQARAIAVFSAVGAAGGALGTFLGGALTQALGWHWIFLINLPIGLAAWFAAVRVLAPDGGAGLGRGADYPGTALVTGALMLTVYVIVGSGDRGLTATLLLAALALALFVAFTVRQARVARPLLRLRLFRSRLLTGANAVQVLMIGTMYGFQFIGALYLQRVLGYDALLTGTAFLPAPIAIGVLMLGLSARTIGRFGPYRVLTAGLVLIVAGMALLSRAPVDGSYVTDVLPPLLLLSAGFAAAMPALTGLAMSGAREEDAGLASGLFNTTQVVGGSLALAVLSTLAASRTEGLLGRGVDPVVATADGYRLAFRVAVVFAVGALALAAGVLRPRGK; from the coding sequence ATGTCGACGCAAGTCGCGTCCCCGACCCACCCGCCACTGCGGCGGACGTACTCCCGTTGGACGTCCCTGGCCGTGCTGTGCGCGGGGACGCTGATGACGATCCTGGACGGGAACGTCGTCACCGTGGCGATGCCCGCGATCCAGAGCGACCTGGGCTTCAGCGGTCCGGGGCTCGCCTGGGTCGTCAACGCCTACCTGATCCCGTTCGGCGGCCTGCTCCTGCTGGTCGGCCGCCTCGGGGACCTGATGGGTCGCAGACGGATGTTCGCGGCGGGGCTGGCGGTGTTCACCGCGGCGTCCGTGCTGTGCGGACTGGCCACCGGTCAGGGCGTGCTGATCGCTGCGCGGGCCGTTCAGGGGGCGGGTGGGGCGATGGTGTCGGCCGTGGTGCTCGGCATGCTGGTGGCACTGTTTCCCGATCCGCGTGAACAGGCCCGCGCCATCGCGGTGTTCAGCGCGGTCGGGGCGGCGGGCGGTGCCCTCGGCACCTTCCTCGGCGGGGCGTTGACGCAGGCCCTGGGCTGGCACTGGATCTTCCTGATCAATCTGCCGATCGGGCTGGCCGCGTGGTTCGCCGCGGTCCGCGTCCTGGCACCGGACGGCGGTGCCGGCCTCGGGAGGGGCGCGGACTATCCCGGGACGGCTCTCGTCACCGGCGCGCTGATGCTCACGGTGTATGTGATCGTCGGCTCGGGTGACCGCGGCCTCACCGCCACGCTGCTGCTCGCCGCACTCGCCCTGGCCCTCTTCGTGGCGTTCACCGTCCGGCAGGCGCGGGTCGCACGTCCGCTGCTGCGGCTGCGCCTGTTCCGCTCGCGGCTGCTGACCGGTGCGAACGCCGTGCAGGTGCTGATGATCGGAACCATGTACGGCTTCCAGTTCATCGGCGCGCTGTACCTGCAACGTGTCCTCGGCTACGACGCGTTGCTCACCGGTACGGCGTTCCTGCCGGCTCCGATCGCGATCGGCGTGCTGATGCTGGGACTGTCGGCGCGGACCATCGGCCGGTTCGGCCCGTACCGGGTCCTGACGGCGGGGCTCGTGCTGATCGTCGCCGGGATGGCGCTGCTGAGCCGCGCGCCGGTCGACGGGTCCTACGTCACCGACGTGCTGCCGCCGCTGCTGCTGCTCTCCGCCGGGTTCGCTGCGGCGATGCCCGCGCTGACCGGGCTCGCGATGTCCGGGGCGCGGGAGGAGGACGCGGGCCTGGCCTCCGGTCTGTTCAACACCACACAGGTGGTGGGTGGTTCGCTGGCGCTCGCGGTGCTGTCCACGCTGGCGGCGAGTCGGACCGAGGGGCTGCTCGGACGGGGCGTGGACCCCGTCGTGGCCACCGCCGACGGCTACCGGCTGGCCTTCCGGGTGGCGGTGGTGTTCGCGGTGGGGGCGCTCGCGCTGGCGGCGGGAGTGCTGCGGCCGCGCGGGAAGTGA
- a CDS encoding winged helix-turn-helix transcriptional regulator, translating to MSQRNTGVTSQVVNAHACPVREVLDRVAGKWSVQILVAAAHGPIRFTELERSIDGISRRMLTLTLRNLERDGLVTRTVHPTVPPRVEYELTSMARELYATLLSLTEWAERHRVTIAEARAAYDAEHAPELLDV from the coding sequence ATGTCCCAGAGGAACACCGGTGTTACCTCACAGGTCGTGAACGCGCACGCGTGTCCGGTCCGCGAAGTTCTTGACAGGGTGGCCGGCAAATGGAGCGTGCAGATCCTCGTGGCCGCCGCGCACGGACCGATCCGCTTCACCGAGTTGGAGCGCAGCATCGACGGCATCAGCCGCCGCATGCTCACCCTGACCCTGCGCAATCTGGAACGCGACGGGCTCGTCACGCGTACCGTGCACCCGACCGTGCCGCCGAGGGTGGAGTACGAACTGACGTCCATGGCACGGGAGTTATACGCGACGCTGCTGTCCCTCACCGAATGGGCGGAGCGGCACCGCGTGACGATCGCCGAGGCGCGCGCGGCCTACGACGCCGAGCACGCACCGGAGTTGCTCGACGTGTAG
- a CDS encoding acyl-CoA thioesterase, with the protein MAEHVTEPFSVRVTVRGYETDALGHLNQSVYLQYAEHARWCVLQEAGVGQSELLSKGVGPVVLETTIRYQRELRAGEEVDVTCAFEWGAGKTFRVVQTIRKADGTVSADIASVGGLLDLRERRLVADPQGYFRALAGRPELFGL; encoded by the coding sequence GTGGCCGAGCACGTCACCGAACCGTTCTCCGTCCGCGTCACCGTCCGGGGCTATGAGACGGACGCCCTGGGACACCTGAACCAGAGCGTCTACCTGCAGTACGCGGAGCACGCCCGGTGGTGCGTGCTCCAGGAGGCCGGGGTGGGCCAGTCCGAGTTGCTGTCCAAGGGGGTCGGTCCCGTCGTCCTGGAGACGACCATCCGCTATCAGCGGGAACTGCGCGCGGGCGAGGAGGTGGACGTGACGTGCGCCTTCGAGTGGGGCGCGGGCAAGACGTTCCGGGTGGTACAGACGATACGGAAGGCGGACGGCACGGTCTCCGCCGACATCGCCTCGGTCGGCGGCCTGCTGGACCTCAGGGAGCGCAGGCTGGTGGCCGACCCGCAGGGTTACTTCCGGGCACTGGCGGGCAGGCCGGAGCTCTTCGGTCTGTGA
- a CDS encoding histidine phosphatase family protein has translation MGDLLLVRHGETEWSLSGRHTGRTDVPLTERGREQARRLAPLIARHHVAAAFVSPMQRARETARLAGISGARVDTDLSEWDYGGYEGVTTVEIHRTRPEWFLFTDGVAPGPPERPGESPEEVGARAERMLAKIDAALAESEGSVAVVSHGHFLRVLTARRLGLPASAGALFQLSTGTVSRLSTEHRRHVVAGWNVRPDAYCSHGSLSAGEAGPSEQH, from the coding sequence ATGGGTGACCTCCTTCTGGTGCGGCACGGCGAGACCGAGTGGTCCCTGTCCGGCCGGCACACCGGGCGGACCGATGTCCCGCTGACGGAGCGCGGCCGGGAGCAGGCGCGCCGGCTGGCTCCGCTGATCGCGCGGCATCATGTGGCCGCCGCGTTCGTCAGCCCGATGCAGCGCGCCCGCGAGACGGCACGGCTGGCCGGGATCAGCGGGGCGCGGGTCGACACGGACCTGTCGGAGTGGGACTACGGCGGGTACGAGGGGGTCACGACCGTCGAGATCCACCGGACGCGGCCGGAGTGGTTCCTGTTCACGGACGGTGTCGCGCCCGGGCCGCCCGAGCGCCCCGGAGAGAGCCCGGAGGAGGTCGGGGCGCGGGCGGAGCGGATGCTCGCCAAGATCGACGCGGCGCTCGCGGAGTCGGAGGGCAGCGTGGCCGTCGTCTCGCACGGGCACTTCCTGCGGGTGCTGACGGCGCGGCGGCTCGGGCTGCCGGCCTCGGCGGGGGCGCTGTTCCAGCTCTCGACGGGGACGGTGAGCCGGTTGAGCACGGAGCACCGCCGCCATGTCGTTGCCGGGTGGAATGTCAGACCCGACGCGTACTGTTCCCACGGATCCCTCTCCGCAGGGGAGGCGGGGCCGTCCGAGCAGCACTGA
- a CDS encoding alpha/beta hydrolase: MSAIRRSRSPLKPLSGLTALLTTAALAVVPALAAPAAAATPKTPCGDPQVTLEPGAQAFLDKLAAADGPPIQNQTPAAARQSLLNLQAAYPVSKLPADITTMTIPGGPTGSVSLHIVRPHGMTGRLPAVMYFHGGGWVLGDFSTHDRLVRQIADGAKAAVVFVDYTRSPEAKYSVANEQAYAATQWVAQHGNDINVDGSRLAVAGDSVGGNMTAAVTLMAKQRGGPKLAQQVLFYPVTNADFSTESYRRYATGCWLTAAGMKWFWDQYAPDTSVRSQPTASPLRATATELSGLPKALVITDSDVLSDEGRQYAAKLSAAGVPVTATHYPRMIHDFVMLNGLANTEAAKSAVAQATMALRQALGS, translated from the coding sequence ATGAGCGCCATCCGACGCTCCCGGTCCCCGCTGAAGCCCCTGTCCGGTCTCACGGCGCTGCTCACCACCGCAGCTCTCGCGGTCGTCCCGGCCCTGGCCGCCCCGGCAGCCGCCGCCACACCCAAAACGCCCTGCGGCGACCCCCAGGTGACCCTCGAACCCGGCGCCCAGGCCTTTCTCGACAAGCTCGCCGCGGCGGACGGCCCGCCGATCCAGAACCAGACGCCCGCCGCCGCCCGCCAGTCGCTCCTGAACCTCCAGGCCGCCTACCCGGTGTCCAAGCTGCCCGCCGACATCACCACGATGACCATCCCCGGCGGCCCCACCGGTTCCGTCTCCCTGCACATCGTGCGGCCGCACGGGATGACCGGCAGGCTGCCGGCCGTCATGTACTTCCACGGCGGTGGCTGGGTCCTCGGTGACTTCTCCACCCACGACCGGCTGGTACGGCAGATCGCCGACGGTGCCAAGGCCGCGGTGGTCTTCGTCGACTACACCCGGTCGCCGGAGGCCAAGTACTCCGTCGCGAACGAGCAGGCCTACGCCGCCACCCAGTGGGTCGCCCAGCACGGCAACGACATCAACGTCGACGGCTCCCGGCTCGCCGTGGCCGGCGACAGCGTCGGGGGCAACATGACCGCCGCCGTCACCCTGATGGCCAAGCAGCGCGGCGGCCCCAAGCTGGCCCAGCAGGTGCTGTTCTACCCGGTCACCAACGCCGACTTCAGCACCGAGTCCTACCGGCGCTACGCCACCGGGTGCTGGCTGACCGCCGCGGGCATGAAGTGGTTCTGGGACCAGTACGCCCCCGACACCTCGGTCCGCAGCCAACCCACCGCCTCCCCGCTGCGCGCCACCGCCACCGAGCTGAGCGGCCTGCCCAAGGCGCTGGTCATCACCGACAGCGACGTGCTGTCCGACGAGGGCCGCCAGTACGCCGCCAAGCTGAGCGCCGCCGGCGTCCCCGTCACCGCCACCCACTACCCGCGGATGATCCACGACTTCGTGATGCTCAACGGCCTCGCGAACACGGAGGCCGCCAAGTCCGCCGTCGCGCAGGCCACCATGGCCCTGCGCCAGGCCCTCGGCAGCTGA
- a CDS encoding transglutaminase-like domain-containing protein, translated as MPNLSLPPDAAAFYTSHSPFSDPGDLAPLYAALPADPRELARVARDLMVHRLEGDLFEYAIPRDRLHNDAETRYVDDILRIVIARNDAPLSQRREPGERFVGICRDFALLHCSFLRHVGIPARIRSGFADYFGEDGFHFDHVVTEYWDPARGWLLADPELADPLVLKAHPVSFDHMDVPRDRFQVAGDAWRRIRAGGADPESYGLPLPEGPLVGEWFVAGNIRLDLAALNKVEMLLWDVWGVGAGSDGEMTDAIRELYDGAAQVTAEDGSFTAVRELFAENDGLRTPQTVTSLAPFNGPSEVTLRG; from the coding sequence ATGCCCAACCTCAGCCTCCCCCCGGACGCCGCCGCCTTCTACACCTCCCACAGCCCGTTCTCCGACCCCGGAGACCTCGCACCGCTCTACGCTGCCCTGCCCGCCGATCCGCGCGAGCTGGCCCGGGTCGCCCGGGACCTGATGGTCCACCGCCTGGAGGGCGACCTCTTCGAGTACGCCATCCCTCGAGACCGTCTGCACAACGACGCCGAGACGCGCTATGTCGACGACATCCTGCGCATCGTCATCGCGCGCAACGACGCCCCGCTGTCCCAGCGCCGCGAGCCCGGCGAGCGCTTCGTCGGCATCTGCCGCGACTTCGCGCTGCTGCACTGCTCGTTCCTGCGGCACGTCGGCATTCCCGCCCGGATACGGTCTGGCTTCGCCGACTACTTCGGTGAGGACGGCTTTCACTTCGACCATGTGGTCACCGAGTACTGGGACCCCGCGCGGGGCTGGCTGCTCGCCGATCCGGAGTTGGCGGACCCGCTCGTCCTCAAGGCTCATCCGGTGAGCTTCGACCACATGGACGTCCCGCGTGACCGCTTCCAGGTCGCCGGCGACGCCTGGCGGCGGATCCGCGCGGGCGGTGCCGACCCCGAGTCGTACGGGCTTCCGCTGCCGGAGGGTCCGCTGGTCGGAGAGTGGTTCGTGGCGGGCAACATCCGACTCGACCTGGCGGCGCTCAACAAGGTCGAGATGCTCCTCTGGGACGTCTGGGGTGTCGGGGCCGGCAGCGACGGGGAGATGACGGACGCCATCCGCGAGCTGTACGACGGAGCCGCACAGGTGACAGCCGAGGACGGGTCCTTCACCGCGGTGCGGGAGCTGTTCGCGGAGAACGACGGGCTGCGGACGCCGCAGACGGTGACCTCCCTCGCCCCGTTCAACGGCCCGAGCGAGGTCACCCTCCGCGGCTGA
- a CDS encoding pyridoxal phosphate-dependent aminotransferase: MEFRQSSKLSEVCYEIRGPVIEHADALEAAGHSVLRLNTGNPALFGFEAPEEILQDMIRMLPQAHGYTDSRGVLSARRAVAQRYQERGLEVGVDDVFLGNGVSELVSMAVQALVEDGDEILIPAPDFPLWTAVTTLAGGKAVHYLCDEQSDWYPDLDDMASKITDRTKAVVVINPNNPTGAVYPEEVLRGILDLARRHGLMVFADEIYDQILYDDAVHHSTAALAPDLVVLTFCGLSKTYRVAGFRSGWLVVTGPKQHAKDYLEGLTMLASMRLCANAPAQYAIQAALGGRQSIDELTAPGGRLREQRDRAWEKLNEIPGVTCVKPKGALYAFPRIDPKVHKIHDDEKFVLDLLLREKIQVVQGTGFNWPAPDHFRILTLPHADVLDTAISRIGRFLSGYRQ; the protein is encoded by the coding sequence ATGGAGTTCCGGCAGTCGAGCAAGCTCAGCGAGGTCTGTTACGAGATCCGCGGCCCGGTGATCGAGCACGCCGACGCGCTGGAGGCGGCGGGACACAGCGTGCTGCGCCTGAACACCGGCAACCCCGCGCTGTTCGGATTCGAGGCGCCGGAGGAGATCCTCCAGGACATGATCCGGATGCTGCCGCAGGCGCACGGCTACACGGACTCGCGCGGCGTCCTCTCCGCGCGCCGTGCGGTGGCGCAGCGCTACCAGGAGCGGGGCCTGGAGGTCGGTGTCGACGACGTCTTCCTCGGCAACGGCGTGTCCGAGCTGGTCTCGATGGCCGTACAGGCGCTGGTGGAGGACGGCGACGAAATCCTCATCCCCGCCCCCGACTTCCCGCTCTGGACGGCCGTCACCACCCTGGCGGGCGGCAAGGCGGTCCACTACCTGTGCGACGAACAGTCCGACTGGTACCCGGACCTGGACGACATGGCGTCGAAGATCACGGACCGCACCAAGGCCGTGGTCGTCATCAACCCCAACAACCCGACGGGCGCGGTCTACCCGGAGGAGGTCCTGCGGGGCATCCTCGACCTGGCCCGCCGCCACGGCCTGATGGTCTTCGCGGACGAGATCTACGACCAGATCCTGTACGACGACGCGGTCCACCACTCGACCGCCGCGCTCGCCCCCGACCTGGTGGTCCTCACCTTCTGCGGCCTGTCGAAGACCTACCGTGTGGCGGGCTTCCGCTCCGGCTGGCTGGTCGTGACGGGGCCCAAGCAGCACGCGAAGGACTACCTGGAGGGCCTGACGATGCTGGCCTCCATGCGCCTGTGCGCCAACGCGCCCGCGCAGTACGCCATCCAGGCCGCGCTCGGCGGCCGCCAGTCCATCGACGAGCTGACCGCCCCGGGCGGCCGCCTGCGCGAACAGCGGGACCGCGCCTGGGAGAAGCTGAACGAGATCCCCGGCGTCACATGCGTCAAGCCGAAGGGCGCGCTGTACGCGTTCCCGCGCATCGACCCCAAGGTGCACAAGATCCACGACGACGAGAAGTTCGTCCTGGACCTGCTGTTGCGCGAGAAGATCCAGGTGGTCCAGGGCACGGGCTTCAACTGGCCGGCCCCGGACCACTTCCGCATCCTGACCCTGCCGCACGCCGATGTCCTGGACACGGCGATCAGCAGGATCGGGCGGTTCCTCAGCGGCTATCGGCAGTAG
- a CDS encoding winged helix-turn-helix transcriptional regulator, translating to MSPRRSYDQYCSTARALDVVGDRWTLLIVRELLAGPRRYTDLHADLPGVSTDVLASRLRDMERDGLTTRRRLPPPGAAYVYELTSRGRELLPVLQALGAWGGPALGERRPTDAVRAHWFALPLLRTLENESAGEGLVEVRLEEGEFHLWLGAEDGPVYGEGAAPEEPDARLVLDAETCTLLGEGYLTIHQAVTEGRAEVWGDGTLAKLLRGD from the coding sequence ATGTCACCTCGCCGAAGCTACGACCAGTACTGCTCCACGGCCCGCGCGCTCGACGTCGTCGGCGACCGCTGGACCCTCCTGATCGTCCGCGAGCTGCTCGCCGGTCCCCGCCGCTACACCGATCTGCACGCGGACCTGCCGGGCGTGAGCACGGACGTGCTGGCCTCCCGGCTGAGGGACATGGAGCGCGACGGGCTGACAACACGGCGCCGGCTGCCACCGCCCGGTGCCGCCTACGTGTACGAACTGACGTCTCGCGGACGCGAGTTGCTGCCCGTGCTCCAGGCGCTCGGCGCCTGGGGCGGGCCCGCGCTGGGGGAGCGCCGGCCGACGGACGCGGTGCGCGCCCACTGGTTCGCGCTGCCGCTGCTGCGCACGCTGGAGAACGAGAGTGCGGGGGAGGGGCTGGTGGAAGTCCGGTTGGAGGAGGGGGAGTTCCATCTGTGGCTCGGGGCCGAGGACGGCCCCGTATACGGGGAAGGGGCCGCCCCGGAGGAACCCGATGCCCGGCTGGTCCTCGACGCGGAGACGTGCACTCTGCTCGGTGAGGGGTACTTGACGATCCATCAAGCGGTCACTGAAGGGCGCGCGGAGGTGTGGGGGGACGGCACCCTCGCCAAGCTCCTGCGTGGGGACTGA
- a CDS encoding VWA domain-containing protein, translated as MITRQRLAAGVCALLAALAAGITVPADAVADETTAQDAPKVDLVLDVSGSMRARDIDGGSRMAAAKQAFNEVLEATPEEVQLGIRTLGANYPGDDRKTGCKDTAQLYPVGPLNRTEAKTAVATLQPTGWTPIGPALLKAADDLDGGNGSKRIVLISDGEDTCAPLDPCEVAREIAAKGIGLTIDTLGLVPNAKLNQQLSCIAEATGGTYTSVQHKEQLSDKVNQLVDRTADRTVTPVAVDGTGQCATAPSLKSGLYTDREEFGQHRFYRVDVKPGQELRASVSVSDDRQVDPDYGVTLRALTVHGREIVRGEATGSGRTDVLSTGLRYPKAESDDEDAPAETVCLQVANSFSPAAGVKTTPGLPLELTVDVVDGPGTASDVAAFGLGRGWWLLGALVLTGFLAGLLWGWLSRWRIAVWRTN; from the coding sequence ATGATCACAAGACAACGGCTGGCGGCGGGAGTCTGCGCCCTGCTCGCCGCCCTGGCGGCCGGGATCACGGTCCCGGCCGATGCCGTCGCCGACGAGACGACAGCCCAGGACGCGCCCAAGGTCGATCTCGTCCTCGACGTCAGCGGTTCGATGCGGGCGCGGGACATCGACGGCGGTTCGCGGATGGCCGCGGCGAAGCAGGCCTTCAACGAGGTCCTGGAGGCGACGCCAGAGGAGGTGCAGCTCGGCATCCGGACGCTGGGCGCCAACTACCCGGGCGACGACCGCAAGACGGGCTGCAAGGACACCGCGCAGCTCTACCCGGTCGGCCCGCTGAACCGGACCGAGGCCAAGACCGCCGTGGCGACGCTGCAGCCCACCGGCTGGACGCCGATCGGCCCCGCCCTGCTGAAGGCGGCGGACGACCTGGACGGCGGCAACGGCTCCAAGCGCATCGTCCTCATCAGCGACGGCGAGGACACCTGCGCGCCGCTGGACCCGTGCGAGGTGGCCCGGGAGATCGCCGCCAAGGGCATCGGGCTCACCATCGACACCCTGGGGCTGGTGCCGAACGCCAAGCTGAACCAGCAGCTCAGCTGTATCGCGGAGGCGACCGGCGGGACGTACACGTCGGTGCAGCACAAGGAGCAGCTGTCCGACAAGGTCAACCAGTTGGTGGACCGCACGGCGGACCGTACGGTCACCCCGGTAGCCGTCGACGGCACCGGCCAGTGCGCGACGGCGCCCTCGCTGAAGTCCGGCCTCTACACCGACCGTGAGGAGTTCGGGCAGCACCGCTTCTACCGTGTGGACGTGAAGCCGGGCCAGGAGCTGCGCGCCTCCGTCAGCGTGTCCGACGACCGGCAGGTCGACCCCGACTACGGCGTGACGCTGCGGGCCCTCACGGTGCACGGGCGGGAGATCGTGCGCGGCGAGGCCACCGGGTCGGGACGCACGGACGTGCTGTCGACCGGTCTGCGCTATCCGAAAGCCGAGAGCGACGACGAGGACGCGCCCGCCGAGACGGTGTGCCTCCAGGTGGCCAACTCCTTCTCCCCGGCGGCCGGTGTGAAGACCACGCCCGGGCTGCCGCTGGAGCTGACGGTCGACGTGGTCGACGGCCCCGGCACGGCGAGCGACGTGGCCGCCTTCGGCCTGGGGCGCGGCTGGTGGCTGCTCGGCGCCCTCGTCCTGACCGGCTTCCTGGCTGGTCTGCTGTGGGGCTGGCTGTCGCGCTGGCGGATCGCCGTCTGGAGGACCAACTGA